In a single window of the Ancylothrix sp. D3o genome:
- the lipB gene encoding lipoyl(octanoyl) transferase LipB: protein MTAWTWQQNLVNQRRQNPDLEDILILLEHPPVYTLGRGATLEFLKFDPTTCPDEIHRIERGGEVTYHCPGQLIGYPILNLKRHQPDLHWYLRQLEEVIIQVLDQYNLKGERIEGLTGVWVENRKVAAIGIKVSRWITMHGFALNINPNLEGFQKIIPCGIAHKPVGSLAEFIPNIDPNSVRQRIATTFGAVFQLNMLEIVS from the coding sequence ATGACCGCCTGGACATGGCAACAAAATCTCGTCAACCAGCGCCGGCAAAACCCCGACCTAGAAGACATCCTGATATTGCTAGAACACCCGCCTGTTTACACGCTAGGACGCGGTGCAACCTTAGAATTCCTCAAATTTGACCCCACCACTTGCCCCGATGAAATCCACCGCATCGAACGCGGCGGAGAAGTAACCTATCACTGTCCGGGGCAACTAATCGGTTATCCGATCCTCAACCTCAAACGCCACCAACCAGACTTACACTGGTATCTCCGCCAACTCGAAGAAGTGATCATTCAAGTCCTTGATCAATACAACCTCAAAGGCGAACGCATCGAAGGCTTAACCGGCGTCTGGGTAGAAAATCGAAAAGTCGCCGCCATCGGCATCAAAGTCAGCCGGTGGATCACCATGCACGGTTTTGCCCTCAACATCAACCCCAACCTCGAAGGCTTCCAAAAAATCATCCCCTGCGGCATCGCCCACAAGCCGGTCGGCAGCCTCGCCGAATTTATCCCAAACATAGACCCAAACTCCGTAAGGCAAAGAATCGCCACAACCTTTGGCGCAGTCTTTCAGCTAAATATGCTTGAAATCGTCTCCTAA
- a CDS encoding single-stranded DNA-binding protein produces MNSCILMAEILQNPQLRYTPDQIAIAEMFVQFPALKAEDKPSTLKVVGWGNLAQEIQERYHQGDRVLIEGRLGMITVTLADGVKEKRAELTASRIHNLGAGGVEFSSHVAQRAPETVSMAAPAPSNVVQMSPRAAVPAPKITEPAPNSTPSQEWQYTAQPEPNPRQSETLRSDSDSSLDDIPF; encoded by the coding sequence ATGAACAGTTGCATTTTGATGGCGGAAATTTTACAAAATCCGCAATTACGCTACACGCCAGACCAAATTGCTATCGCTGAGATGTTTGTGCAGTTTCCGGCGCTGAAGGCTGAAGACAAACCATCAACTTTAAAGGTGGTGGGTTGGGGAAATTTGGCCCAAGAAATTCAAGAGCGCTACCACCAAGGAGATCGGGTGCTGATTGAAGGCCGACTGGGTATGATTACGGTAACGCTGGCGGATGGTGTCAAAGAAAAACGTGCCGAGTTGACAGCTTCTCGCATTCATAATTTAGGGGCGGGGGGGGTTGAGTTTTCCAGCCATGTTGCTCAAAGAGCACCGGAAACAGTGTCAATGGCTGCACCGGCGCCGAGTAATGTGGTGCAGATGAGTCCTCGCGCTGCGGTACCGGCTCCCAAAATCACTGAACCGGCACCTAATAGCACACCGTCTCAGGAATGGCAATACACAGCGCAACCTGAGCCGAACCCCCGCCAAAGCGAAACGCTAAGAAGCGATTCAGATTCTTCGCTTGATGACATTCCTTTTTAA